The DNA window TCGCGCGGGGTTTACACGGCGCACCGGACGCGGACGGCGGATGAGACCGGATCATCCCCGCTCGCGCGGGGTTTACAGAATTATTACCCCGTGACTGTGAATGAGGATAGGATCATCCCCGCTCGCGCGGGGTTTACGCACCGAGGACCGGACTCTTCGGGGCCGTCGGGGGATCATCCCCGCTCGCGCGGGGTTTACACTCTCTACGGCGTCATGGAGGCTATCCACGAGGGATCATCCCCGCTCGCGCGGGGTTTACTCCACCTCGAAGTTCTCTGAGGCCTTCGCGAGGGGATCATCCCCGCTCGCGCGGGGTTTACGTTTTTCACTGACCAGACAGAGCCGTCGCAGAAGGATCATCCCCGCTCGCGCGGGGTTTACCAGGTATTATTCCGGGGCCGCCGATGGTGGGCGGGATCATCCCCGCTCGCGCGGGGTTTACGAGTGCTTGCCCATTATTTAAGGAATATTCCTTGGATCATCCCCGCTCGCGCGGGGTTTACCTCGCAGGATGAGCGGGTGAGCATGATGAACGCGGATCATCCCCGCTCGCGCGGGGTTTACGCCGACTCATACGGTGTGGCCCACAGCGGCAGAGGATCATCCCCGCTCGCGCGGGGTTTACGCCGTGTTTTATTTTGACGCGGATTATGACCGTGGATCATCCCCGCTCGCGCGGGGTTTACCCATCCGACCTCCAACGATTCCTCGAAGGACCCGGATCATCCCCGCTCGCGCGGGGTTTACCAACGGTCTGGCCGTGTTTTATTTTGACGCGGAGGATCATCCCCGCTCGCGCGGGGTTTACACCTCTCCCGCCCTGAAATCGCGCGAGACGCCCGGATCATCCCCGCTCGCGCGGGGTTTACATTCAGATTGCGGTGCAGACCGTGGTCGCCTGGGGATCATCCCCGCTCGCGCGGGGTTTACGGAATACTATGAGAAGGACGAGTACGACGACGGGGATCATCCCCGCTCGCGCGGGGTTTACGTGGTGGCGATGTTGGCGGCGGCCCAGGCGCGCGGATCATCCCCGCTCGCGCGGGGTTTACCGGACAGGGCGAGCGCCCCGCCCCCGTCGGGACGGATCATCCCCGCTCGCGCGGGGTTTACGCGATCTTCAAGCGCGGCAATATCGTGCACGGGGGATCATCCCCGCTCGCGCGGGGTTTACATCCAAACCGTGGTGATGGTGGTGGTCGCCTGGGGATCATCCCCGCTCGCGCGGGGTTTACGTCGCCGGTGTAGGTGGCGTCGCCGGTATCGAAGGATCATCCCCGCTCGCGCGGGGTTTACCCCAGGCCCCGCGGCACTCCCTTCAGGGCGTGGGGATCATCCCCGCTCGCGCGGGGTTTACCGCCCCATCCGGTAGGCGGTCACCGCCCTCGTAGGATCATCCCCGCTCGCGCGGGGTTTACGCTTGAGTTTCCATTCGCATCCGGTGAAAAGGCGGATCATCCCCGCTCGCGCGGGGTTTACCGTCAGAATCGATTCTGTGCACGTTCTGACCCAGGATCATCCCCGCTCGCGCGGGGTTTACTGGTTGTGTTCTCATCACCTCTGTGGTGATGGCGGATCATCCCCGCTCGCGCGGGGTTTACTACCGCTCCGGACACGCTCTCCCTGGGCATCGGGGATCATCCCCGCTCGCGCGGGGTTTACGTCGGCACCTAAGATTTATCCGCATACTCGGCCGGGATCATCCCCGCTCGCGCGGGGTTTACCTATGGCCACGATCGGCCAGATACCGCAGATCGGGATCATCCCCGCTCGCGCGGGGTTTACCCTGCGATGATGGAGGTCATGTGTGACTGGGAGGGATCATCCCCGCTCGCGCGGGGTTTACGCTACCTCCTCAACGGACATTCCTGCAAGCGAAGGATCATCCCCGCTCGCGCGGGGTTTACTCCCGCCGGTCGTCAATGACGGCGGGGCGGCGCGGATCATCCCCGCTCGCGCGGGGTTTACCGGGAAGGCCTCCAGGAGGGCGTCTCGCGCGATGGATCATCCCCGCTCGCGCGGGGTTTACAAGCGCATCTCGGCGGGGATCGCCGCCACCCGAGGATCATCCCCGCTCGCGCGGGGTTTACCAGATGGGGATGCAGTCGCGTCCGGATATGGTCGGATCATCCCCGCTCGCGCGGGGTTTACATCGTGCGTGGAATTGGCGCTGCCGGTATCGAAGGATCATCCCCGCTCGCGCGGGGTTTACACGTTGTACAGAGTCGTGCTGGAAACTCGCTGGGGATCATCCCCGCTCGCGCGGGGTTTACTGCCGATGGTGGAACGGCGGCGGCCACATAGAAGGATCATCCCCGCTCGCGCGGGGTTTACCATCATTGCCGAGGCGGGAGGTGATGTGGACGAGGATCATCCCCGCTCGCGCGGGGTTTACAGGGATGAGGATGGTGTGATCTCGGATCTCCCGGGATCATCCCCGCTCGCGCGGGGTTTACGTCACATCTGCCCCATTCGTCACACCAGTAACAGGATCATCCCCGCTCGCGCGGGGTTTACTTTCAGGATCGAACGGGTTTTGGGGCTATCGAAGGATCATCCCCGCTCGCGCGGGGTTTACCAGTTTCCATTGGTCGGCGGCCAGGATAAAGGCGGATCATCCCCGCTCGCGCGGGGTTTACATCTCGGATCTCCCGTACGGCGATCCTCGCGACGGATCATCCCCGCTCGCGCGGGGTTTACGTCAGTAAATCGGGCTCCAATTTAATTCTACACGGATCATCCCCGCTCGCGCGGGGTTTACCTCGCGTACTCATGCTCGCCAACGCCGTGAGCAGGATCATCCCCGCTCGCGCGGGGTTTACGCCGACGTCGCCCACGAGTACCCGCGCCACAATGGATCATCCCCGCTCGCGCGGGGTTTACCCTACACCGGCGACCTCCTACCCGCACTCGCAGGGATCATCCCCGCTCGCGCGGGGTTTACTCTGGCTGACCACGGCCACAGGGTGATGCTGCGGGATCATCCCCGCTCGCGCGGGGTTTACATGACTGTGGCGCAGATGGCGAAGGCTTTCGAGGGATCATCCCCGCTCGCGCGGGGTTTACCTGATAGCACCGCACCGCTTATCCACCTTCACGGGATCATCCCCGCTCGCGCGGGGTTTACGCTCATACATCCTGAGGGATGAGGATGGGTGTAGGATCATCCCCGCTCGCGCGGGGTTTACCCTCAAATAATGGGCAAGCATTCTCTTGACAAAGGATCATCCCCGCTCGCGCGGGGTTTACAGTACGTCGCGCCCGGGACCACGCAGATCACGCGGATCATCCCCGCTCGCGCGGGGTTTACCCAGCCCCACACCCACAGGCGAGCACTGGCAAAGGATCATCCCCGCTCGCGCGGGGTTTACCACTGTGGCCGAGGGATTGGACATGGGGTCGGAGGATCATCCCCGCTCGCGCGGGGTTTACCCCGCGATGATGATCAAGACGGGACGGATGAGCGGATCATCCCCGCTCGCGCGGGGTTTACGCCATCAACAACGCTGACAACGGCGTCCTCATCGGATCATCCCCGCTCGCGCGGGGTTTACCTGGGCGTCGGCCGGCGGCAGCGGGAGCGCGGGGGATCATCCCCGCTCGCGCGGGGTTTACATCCTTACCTCCTGCTCCGTTCGGTTCTTCCTCGGATCATCCCCGCTCGCGCGGGGTTTACGAGATGGATCTGCTGCGGGGAGTGATGAGCTTCGGATCATCCCCGCTCGCGCGGGGTTTACGCGACTGGCTGGCCCGCGCCGAGGCCCTGCGCGGGATCATCCCCGCTCGCGCGGGGTTTACTATCAGCGCACGATATCACCTTCGAGCGCCCACGGATCATCCCCGCTCGCGCGGGGTTTACGGCGTCGGTCACGCACCCAAATTAACCGATCGGGGATCATCCCCGCTCGCGCGGGGTTTACGTCATGAAGAATGCCATTGAGAAGGGCGAGGAGGGATCATCCCCGCTCGCGCGGGGTTTACGGGTCGCCCCGGACTCCCAGCGCGCCACCGTGAGGATCATCCCCGCTCGCGCGGGGTTTACCCATCTGACCTTCAGCGATTCCTCGAGGGAGACGGATCATCCCCGCTCGCGCGGGGTTTACCTTTCTGTGCGGTTTCAGTCGAGTCCGGCGAGGGGATCATCCCCGCTCGCGCGGGGTTTACATGAGGGCGGCGATGCGCGCCCGGTCGGCGCGCGGATCATCCCCGCTCGCGCGGGGTTTACGGCGATCCGGTCGAGTCCGCCACGGTGACGGGCGGATCATCCCCGCTCGCGCGGGGTTTACGTCCCTCCGCCCATCGCCCCCGCTAGGACCACGGGGATCATCCCCGCTCGCGCGGGGTTTACGGGGCGGTCCCTTACCGGTCCGGAGCGGCCTGGGGATCATCCCCGCTCGCGCGGGGTTTACCCGCGGGACTAGTTTACCGCCCCAGTGTTGATCGGATCATCCCCGCTCGCGCGGGGTTTACCTGGGAATCGGACAATGGACGCAGGGCCGCGCAGGATCATCCCCGCTCGCGCGGGGTTTACTGGGTTTGGTCGGACGGCTGAGGAGGTGTTGTCGGATCATCCCCGCTCGCGCGGGGTTTACCCTTGAGCTCCTCGAGAAGGTGCGCGCGGCGGTGGATCATCCCCGCTCGCGCGGGGTTTACACCGAGTGCGGGCACAAGTACGGCATCACGGGGGGATCATCCCCGCTCGCGCGGGGTTTACAAGATTTCATTAACGATTTCAAGGCGAAGATCATGGATCATCCCCGCTCGCGCGGGGTTTACATATTGATTTCGCGGGAGACCTCGTGCATTGGAGGATCATCCCCGCTCGCGCGGGGTTTACTCGATCTCATCGAGGTGCTGCCCGCCGAGATGGGGATCATCCCCGCTCGCGCGGGGTTTACACTCACTCCACCTGGGGCCTTACGACTCTGAGCGGATCATCCCCGCTCGCGCGGGGTTTACGTCACGTCGACCCGACCGGCGGCGATCACGGGGGGATCATCCCCGCTCGCGCGGGGTTTACACTTGCGGATCCTTGGAATCCCAACGAACCCATACTCTACCAGACCCCGGTTGCCTTCACTGCCGACCTAGGGCCCGCTCGTCGGGTCGTGGTAGCGCCGCCTCGCCAGGAGTGACATACATCACTACTGGACATGGCTCGACCGCCACAGCCTCAGCCCCGGCGCCCGGACGGGGGAACGGCGTCCGGCTAGAAGCGGATCGCATCGATCGGGCGGATCCGCACCGCCACGATTGCGGGGATGATCCCCGCCAGGGCTCCGACCCCGGATGCCGCCACCAGTCCGATGAGCGCGGCGGACATGGGGAAGGGCGGGTTGTCCGGCACCGGGATGTCCGACAGGATGGCGCCCAGCGGCACCACCCGCAGGGCCACCACTGCGATGCCGACGCCGACGATGCCGGCCACGATCGTCGCCACCACTGACTCCAGCATGATCGAGAAGAAGATCCGGCGGCTCGTCGCGCCGAAGGAGCGGCGCACCCCGATCTCGTGGATGCGTTGGCGCACCGTCACCAGGGAGATATTGACCAGCCCCAGCGCCCCGAGCACCATGACGAAGACGCCCGCGCCGGAGACCACCGTGGTGAAGGCCCCCGTGCTCAGGTTCGCATTGGCGGACTGCAGATTGTCGGTGACCTGGGTCGAGCCCTGCCCGAACTGGGCGTCAAGATTGTCCTTGGCCCGCTGCTTGATCTCGCTGGCCCCCGCCGTCCCGGTCCAGACCTCCAGGGACGGGGCGGGGCGCACGGCATGGACGGGCAGCTGCTGCTCGTAGGAGGAGTTCAGGACGAACGCGGACAACGACTGCGGACAGGGCACCGTATTGCCCTCGGCGTCGGTCGTTGTGCAGTAGGACAGGTCCTCCGGCTCCAGCACACCCACGATCGTGTAGGTGGTGCGCGTCGGCTCGTAGGAGGTGACCGTGAGCGGGCCGGTGAGGGTCTCCACCCCCATGGCGTCGAGGAACCCTTGGGAGACGACCAGCGATGGGGACATGTCATCGGCGTCGTCCGAGCGCAGCCAGCGCCCCTGGGTCACTTGCGTGTGGTGGAGCAGACCATAGCCCGTGCTGACGGCCTGGGTGCGCACCTGGCGGGGGCCGTCGGGGAAGGCGAAGCGGATGGAGGTGTCGTAGGTCGTCGCCCAGACGCCGATCTCATAGCGGTCCACGAAGGCGCTCATCGCCTCGGAGATGCGGATGGAGGTGTCCGACGACGCGGCGGCCCCTCCGGCGGAGCCCGCCGCGGCCTGCCCGCCACCACCCGCTTGGCCTTCGGCGCCCGCCTGCCCGCCACCGCCCGCCTGCCCGCCGGAGCCCCCGGCCCCGCCGGAGTCGTCGCTCCCGGCGTCGTCGTCCGGCCTGCTCACGCCCCGCCAGGTGGGGGAGACGCTGATCGTCACCGTGCCGGGGCGCCCGCTGTACTGCTCCATGACGGCGTTGACCGCGGAGACGGACACCTGGCCGACGGCGATGACGAAGGACATGGCCGCCACCGCGACCGCCACCCCCACCAGGGACAGCAGCACCCGCAGCTTGCCGATCCGCAGCTGCGCCCACGCCTCGATGACCGCGCCGGTCAGACCCGTGAATACGCCCCCGAGTCCCGTGAAGAGTTTCATCGCGGACCTCCCGATGACGATGCGGCGGCCGGCGCCGCCTGGACCTCGCCGAACTCCTCCAGCGAGCCCACCCGGCGGCGGGTGACCGTGATCGGCGTGAGCACGCCGTTCTCCAGACGGTATTGGGTGTGGGCCCGACCGGCCACGGCCAGGTCGTGGGTGATAATGATGAGCGCCGCGCCGGTCTCATGGCATTGCCTTTCGAGCAGGTCCATGACGACGGCGCCCGTGTCGACGTCGAGGGCGCCGGTGGGCTCGTCGGCCAGGATCACCCGGGGGCCGCGGGCCAGCGCCCGGGCGATGGCCACGCGCTGCTGCTCCCCGCCCGACAGGCGGCCTATGGGCATCCCGACCTTGTCCTTCAGCCCCACCGCCTCCAGCAGCTCCCGGGCGCGGGAGCCGCGCCGCCAGAAGGCGGCGCCGTGGTCGTACAGGAGCGGCGCCGCGACGTTCTCCGTCGTCGTCAGCCCGGCGATGAGGTTGAAGGACTGGAACACGAATCCGAAGGTCCGCCCGCGCAGATGGGCGCGACGGCTCTCGCCCAGGCCCGCGGTGTCCACCCTGTCCAGCCGGTACCCGCCGGAGGTGGGCACGTCAATGAGGCCGAGGATATTGAGCAGCGTCGACTTGCCCGTGCCGGACCGGCCGACGACGGCCACGTGCTCGCCGGGGCGCACGTCGAGATCGACGCCGGTGAGGATCCTCAGCGGCGGGGCATCGGGCACCAAGAAGGTCCGGGTGATGCCCCGCAGGTGCAGCAGGGGGGCCGATGTCACCGGGTCTCCTTGCCGTTCTCGTCGTAGCACACCGAGTTGTCGGGCTCGCAGCTGTTGGGCGTGCCGTTGCGCACAATGTCCTTGCCGGGCACGAAGAGCAGGATCGTCTCGCCCTCGGTCAGGCCGTCGGTGACCTGGATGTTCGTGCCGTCGTTAATGCCCAGGGAGACCCGGCGCTGCTCGGTGGTCGCGGGGTCGGCCGGGTCGGGGACTACCCAGACGATGCCGGTGGACACCGAGCCCTCGACGGCGGTGACGGGCACGAGCAGCGCCCCGGTGGCGCTGCCCGCGTCGATGCCGATGGTCACCGACAGCCCCGCGAAGACCTTCTGCTCGGAGGGCACCGAGCAGCGGACCTCCACGCTCGTGCCGTCCCCCGTGGTCGTCGTCGTGCTGCCGTCCTGGCCGGTGGTCGTCGACGTGGTGGGCTTGGTGCCGATGGTCAGGTCGGAGCAGGAGAAGGGGGCGGGGCCGCCCTCGACGTTCAGGGTCGCCGACGTCGGGGCGCTGGTGAGCCGGTACTGCTGGGAGGCGCTAATGGTGCCGGTCGCCGAGTAGGTGTCGGGGGTGACGGTGGCGACCACCATGCCGACGGTGGTGTCCTGGTTCTCAATGACATTGAAGGAGACGGTGCCGGTCGTCGGGGCGTAGACGGTGTCCCAGGTGACCTTGTCGGGAACCTCCGTCTGGGTGGTGTTCCCCTCCTCGTCGGTGGTGACCTTCGGCTGCTGCGGCTCGACCTTCTTGAGGTAGACCAGGGGCGCCCCCTGCGTGATGTGCCCGCCCTTCTCAATGGCCAGGGAGTCGACGACGCCGGTGAGCGTCGCCTTCGCCTCGACGGCCTTGTCCTGCACGATCCTCCCCTTGACCTCCACCGTGCTGGAGATGTCGCCGACCGCGACCGTCGTGGTCTTCGTGCTCAGCTGGTAGCCCGGGGTGATGTCCGCGGTGGCGGAGTCGCCCTGGTCGGGGAAGAAGGCGATCTTGATCAGGGCGACGGCGACGACGACGGCGATGAGGACCTTGAGGGCGGGTATGACGTAGCGCTTCACGGCGTCCTCCACGACGAAGAAGGGGAGCGGGGCGGAACGGGGCAACGGGACCAGGTTAAAGGCTCCGCCGCCCCGGCGGATCCTCCTGGGGAAGGCCCGCCAATCCTCCCGGAGGATGAGGAATGAGGATTCAGCCGCCTCAGGCCAGGCGGCCGGCGGGGGCCGAGGGCACGGCGTCGAGGAAGGCCGGCGGGGCGAAGCCCTCCCGGGCGTAGGCGGCCACGACGGCGCGGGCGACGGCGCCGACGGCGTCGGCGTCCACCAGCGCGATCGCGGAGCCGCCGAAGCCGCCGCCCGTCATGCGGGCCCCGTGGGCCCCCGCCGCCCGCGCCGCCTCCACGGCCGCATCCAGCTCGGGGCACGTGCACTCGTAGTCCACGCGCAGGGACTCGTGGGAGGCGTCCATGAGCGCGCCCGCCCGGGCGAGCTTGTCCCCGGCCAGCGGGCGGCCGTCGCGCAGCAGCGCGACCAGGTCGCGCGTGCGCTCGATCTCGGTGACCACGTGGCGGGTGCGCCTGACCAGCTCGGCGGCGTCGGGCTCGCCGCAGGCGGCCAGATCGGCCAGGCGCTCCTCCAGGTCGGCCGCCTCCAGGTCCGCCAGCAGCTCGACGCCCAGGATGCGGGCCGCCCTCTCGCAGGCCGCCCGCCGGGCCCCGTACTGGCCGTCGACCAGGGAGTGCCTGGCCCGGGTGTCGATGACCAGCAGGGCCAGGCCCGCCCCCTCCAGGTCGAAGGGCACCCGGCGGGCCCGCCCGGTGCGGCAGTCCAGCTCCAGGGCGCTGCCCGCGGCGGCGCGCAGGGACGCCGCCTGGTCCAGGCCGCCCGTGGGGGCGCCCGCCATCTCGTTCTCCGCCCTCACGCAGGAGGCGGCCAGTCGGGCCCGGCCCGCGTCGTCGGGCTCGGCGGCCGTGCCGGCCAGCCCCAGGCCGTTGACCTCGTCCAGGGCGACGGCGGTGGCCGCCTCCAGGGCCGCGGAGGAGGACAGGCCCCCGCCCAGCGGCACGCACGAGTGCAGGGCCGCGTCGAAGCCGGCCAGCGGCCCCAGCCCGTCGCGCTCCAGCGCCCAGGCGACGCCCGCCACGTAGGCGTTCCAGTGGCGCACCTCGCCGGGCGTGCCCTTGGGGCCGATGGCGTCCAGGTCGAGGACGTCCACCGAGTCCCGCGTCTGCGAGGAGACCAGGCGCACAGTCCGGTCGTCGCGGCGGCGCAGCGCCAGGTGGGCCCGGTGCGGCAGGGCGATCGGCAGGGCCGTCCCGCCGTTGTAGTCGGTGTGCTCGCCAATGAGGTTGACGCGCCCGGGCGCGTACCACACGCCGTCGGGCTCGGCGTCGAAGGCCTCGCAAAAGAGCGCCGTGGCCGCGGCGGCCCCCTGCGCGGGAGCGAGGGCGGGGGAGAAGACGGGGGCGGCGTCGCCGGGGCCGGAGTGCTGCATGGGCCCATTGTGCCCCGGTCGCAAGCGCCCCACGTCACAACCCCGCGTCACGGCGGTCCTCGGGTGGGACCACCGTCCCGGTGCGGGATAGGGTGCGCAGATGGGGGCCGCGCCCGTCGGGCGCCCGCACCCGGATCCGCTGCCGCTCCTGCGCTCGCGCCGCCACACCACGGAGGAACCATGGACGTCCCCACGGCCGGACCGTCTCAGTGCGTCCTGGGCGTGACCCTGCCCGTGCCCGAGCCCTGGGCCGC is part of the Actinomyces sp. oral taxon 414 genome and encodes:
- a CDS encoding ABC transporter ATP-binding protein — encoded protein: MTSAPLLHLRGITRTFLVPDAPPLRILTGVDLDVRPGEHVAVVGRSGTGKSTLLNILGLIDVPTSGGYRLDRVDTAGLGESRRAHLRGRTFGFVFQSFNLIAGLTTTENVAAPLLYDHGAAFWRRGSRARELLEAVGLKDKVGMPIGRLSGGEQQRVAIARALARGPRVILADEPTGALDVDTGAVVMDLLERQCHETGAALIIITHDLAVAGRAHTQYRLENGVLTPITVTRRRVGSLEEFGEVQAAPAAASSSGGPR
- a CDS encoding ABC transporter permease; translation: MKLFTGLGGVFTGLTGAVIEAWAQLRIGKLRVLLSLVGVAVAVAAMSFVIAVGQVSVSAVNAVMEQYSGRPGTVTISVSPTWRGVSRPDDDAGSDDSGGAGGSGGQAGGGGQAGAEGQAGGGGQAAAGSAGGAAASSDTSIRISEAMSAFVDRYEIGVWATTYDTSIRFAFPDGPRQVRTQAVSTGYGLLHHTQVTQGRWLRSDDADDMSPSLVVSQGFLDAMGVETLTGPLTVTSYEPTRTTYTIVGVLEPEDLSYCTTTDAEGNTVPCPQSLSAFVLNSSYEQQLPVHAVRPAPSLEVWTGTAGASEIKQRAKDNLDAQFGQGSTQVTDNLQSANANLSTGAFTTVVSGAGVFVMVLGALGLVNISLVTVRQRIHEIGVRRSFGATSRRIFFSIMLESVVATIVAGIVGVGIAVVALRVVPLGAILSDIPVPDNPPFPMSAALIGLVAASGVGALAGIIPAIVAVRIRPIDAIRF
- the galK gene encoding galactokinase — encoded protein: MQHSGPGDAAPVFSPALAPAQGAAAATALFCEAFDAEPDGVWYAPGRVNLIGEHTDYNGGTALPIALPHRAHLALRRRDDRTVRLVSSQTRDSVDVLDLDAIGPKGTPGEVRHWNAYVAGVAWALERDGLGPLAGFDAALHSCVPLGGGLSSSAALEAATAVALDEVNGLGLAGTAAEPDDAGRARLAASCVRAENEMAGAPTGGLDQAASLRAAAGSALELDCRTGRARRVPFDLEGAGLALLVIDTRARHSLVDGQYGARRAACERAARILGVELLADLEAADLEERLADLAACGEPDAAELVRRTRHVVTEIERTRDLVALLRDGRPLAGDKLARAGALMDASHESLRVDYECTCPELDAAVEAARAAGAHGARMTGGGFGGSAIALVDADAVGAVARAVVAAYAREGFAPPAFLDAVPSAPAGRLA
- a CDS encoding efflux RND transporter periplasmic adaptor subunit, translating into MEDAVKRYVIPALKVLIAVVVAVALIKIAFFPDQGDSATADITPGYQLSTKTTTVAVGDISSTVEVKGRIVQDKAVEAKATLTGVVDSLAIEKGGHITQGAPLVYLKKVEPQQPKVTTDEEGNTTQTEVPDKVTWDTVYAPTTGTVSFNVIENQDTTVGMVVATVTPDTYSATGTISASQQYRLTSAPTSATLNVEGGPAPFSCSDLTIGTKPTTSTTTGQDGSTTTTTGDGTSVEVRCSVPSEQKVFAGLSVTIGIDAGSATGALLVPVTAVEGSVSTGIVWVVPDPADPATTEQRRVSLGINDGTNIQVTDGLTEGETILLFVPGKDIVRNGTPNSCEPDNSVCYDENGKETR